The Longimicrobium sp. genome has a segment encoding these proteins:
- a CDS encoding amidase family protein: MRSLLRGWMAALAVALPLVFGSAASGEAQTPRFEVREAGIEEIHRAFRAGQLTARALVAAHLARIDAYDRRGPYLNSLITVNPDALAVADSLDRQFQRTGRLMGPLHGIPVIVKDNYDTRDLPTTAGSLALAGSVPPDDAFQVRRLREAGAIVLAKSNMAEFAFTPYETVGSMLPGYTRNPYDLTRGTAGSSGGTAAAVAASLGVVGLGTDTGNSIRGPASHTALVGIRSTMGLTSRDGIVPLYLDRDVGGPMARTMADAVRVLDVIAGPDPADPVTAESRGRVPREGYAAHLRADGLRGKRIGVVRQLSNTPTTDTAVLARFEEALRVMRNAGAEVVDVQIPELDTISGSLWCGRFKTDINAYLASLGARAPVKSLDEIVASGKFHPSIAGRLREFQRFTSPEEDEACREAVANVPKLRAGVRAVLSSGRLHALVYPTWSNPPRLIGDLNTPHGNNSWQLSPPTGFPAISVPMGYVQGNLPTGLQILGDAWSEPVLIQIGYAFEQATRHRRPPQSTPPL; this comes from the coding sequence ATGCGATCTCTGCTTCGTGGATGGATGGCGGCCCTTGCCGTGGCGCTTCCCCTCGTCTTCGGCAGCGCCGCTTCGGGCGAGGCCCAGACGCCGCGCTTCGAGGTCCGGGAAGCCGGGATCGAGGAGATCCACCGGGCATTCCGCGCCGGCCAGCTGACCGCACGGGCGCTGGTGGCGGCGCACCTGGCGCGCATCGACGCATACGACCGGCGGGGCCCCTACCTGAATTCGCTGATCACCGTGAATCCCGACGCACTGGCGGTGGCGGATTCGCTGGATCGGCAGTTCCAGCGGACGGGGCGGCTGATGGGACCGCTCCACGGGATTCCGGTGATCGTCAAGGACAACTACGACACCCGGGACCTGCCCACCACCGCGGGTTCGCTCGCGCTCGCCGGCTCCGTTCCCCCGGACGACGCGTTCCAGGTGCGCCGCCTGCGGGAGGCCGGCGCCATCGTCCTGGCCAAGAGCAACATGGCCGAGTTTGCCTTCACGCCGTACGAGACCGTGGGGTCCATGCTCCCCGGCTACACCCGCAACCCGTACGACCTCACCCGCGGCACCGCCGGGTCCAGCGGCGGCACGGCGGCGGCGGTGGCGGCGAGCCTGGGCGTGGTGGGGCTGGGCACCGACACGGGCAACTCCATCCGCGGACCCGCCTCGCACACGGCGCTGGTCGGCATCCGCTCCACCATGGGGCTGACCAGCCGCGACGGGATCGTGCCCCTGTACCTGGACCGCGACGTGGGTGGGCCCATGGCGCGCACCATGGCCGACGCGGTGCGGGTGCTGGACGTCATCGCTGGACCCGACCCCGCGGACCCCGTCACTGCCGAGAGCCGTGGGCGCGTGCCGCGCGAGGGGTACGCCGCGCACCTCCGCGCCGACGGCCTTCGCGGCAAGCGGATCGGCGTGGTGCGGCAGCTGTCGAACACCCCGACCACCGACACCGCGGTGCTGGCGCGCTTCGAGGAGGCGCTGCGGGTGATGCGGAACGCGGGCGCGGAGGTGGTGGACGTGCAGATCCCGGAACTGGACACCATCTCGGGCTCCCTGTGGTGCGGGCGCTTCAAGACGGACATCAACGCCTACCTGGCGAGCCTGGGGGCGCGTGCCCCCGTGAAGAGCCTCGACGAGATCGTGGCGTCGGGGAAGTTCCACCCGTCGATCGCGGGGCGCCTGCGTGAGTTCCAGCGCTTCACCTCTCCGGAGGAGGACGAGGCGTGCCGCGAGGCCGTCGCCAACGTGCCCAAGCTACGCGCGGGGGTGCGGGCCGTGCTCTCGTCCGGGCGGCTGCACGCACTGGTGTACCCCACGTGGAGCAACCCGCCCCGCCTGATCGGGGATCTCAACACCCCGCATGGCAACAACAGCTGGCAGCTCTCGCCTCCCACCGGCTTTCCGGCCATCTCGGTGCCGATGGGCTACGTGCAGGGGAACCTTCCCACCGGGCTCCAGATCCTGGGTGACGCCTGGAGCGAACCGGTGCTGATCCAGATCGGGTACGCCTTCGAGCAGGCGACCCGGCACCGCCGCCCGCCGCAGTCGACACCGCCGCTGTAA
- a CDS encoding thermonuclease family protein: MGLRRAGSWMLLAAAFAACEPPPVEDAGTPGATPSIVPTIEFGPKEERNSAAASRRSDDRDAGGLACVVAHDGIRDGDTLRCRDGQRVRLLMIDAPELGQGASGEAAGDALRALAPPGTRVRLETDVRERDQFERLLAYAWLPDGRMVNEEMARSGYAVALVYPPNVRHADRIRAAVRQARAARRGLWAEGGFDCEPREWRAGQCER; the protein is encoded by the coding sequence ATGGGCCTTCGGCGAGCGGGCAGCTGGATGCTTCTCGCGGCCGCATTTGCCGCCTGCGAGCCGCCACCGGTGGAGGACGCGGGCACGCCCGGCGCCACGCCGTCGATCGTCCCCACGATCGAGTTCGGACCCAAGGAGGAACGCAACTCGGCCGCCGCGTCCCGACGTTCCGACGATCGAGACGCGGGGGGACTGGCGTGCGTTGTGGCGCACGACGGGATCCGCGACGGCGACACGCTGCGCTGCAGGGATGGCCAGCGCGTGCGCCTGCTGATGATCGACGCGCCCGAGCTGGGCCAGGGCGCCAGCGGCGAGGCGGCGGGCGATGCCCTGCGCGCGCTCGCCCCGCCGGGAACCCGCGTGCGCCTGGAAACGGACGTGCGGGAGCGGGACCAGTTCGAGCGCCTCCTGGCATACGCCTGGCTGCCAGACGGGCGGATGGTCAACGAAGAGATGGCGCGGTCGGGATATGCAGTGGCGCTCGTCTATCCCCCGAACGTGCGCCACGCGGACCGCATCCGCGCGGCCGTGCGGCAGGCCCGGGCGGCTCGCCGGGGGCTGTGGGCGGAAGGCGGCTTCGATTGCGAACCGCGGGAGTGGCGCGCGGGCCAGTGCGAGCGCTGA
- a CDS encoding MoxR family ATPase, translated as MLNAVSVEAPEVDLGLLDDLIAQVETAFRGKRETVRLSLAALLARGHLLFEDIPGVGKTTLARALTAALGLEFRRIQFTSDLLPSDVLGVSVYNPRTHEFETRPGPIFTNVVLADEINRAPPRTQSGLLEAMQEGRVTIDERSYDLARPFLVMATQNPLEQHGTYPLPESQLDRFMMRLSIGYPDADEERNVVLQSAGTHDAVDRIRPVLNAESVIALQERVDSVHADASIVDYLMSVVQATRAEPRFRAGASTRGAIGLLRAARGYALVDGREFLVPDDVRRLAVPVLAHRLLPAGASAATGEAYQEAVGVLEEVIARIPMPV; from the coding sequence ATGCTGAACGCCGTTTCCGTTGAAGCTCCCGAGGTGGACCTCGGTCTGCTGGACGACCTGATCGCGCAGGTGGAGACGGCGTTCCGCGGCAAGCGCGAGACGGTGCGCCTGTCGCTGGCGGCGCTGCTGGCCCGCGGGCACCTGTTGTTCGAGGACATCCCCGGCGTGGGCAAGACCACGCTGGCCCGCGCGCTGACCGCCGCGCTGGGGCTGGAGTTCCGACGCATCCAGTTCACCAGCGACCTGCTGCCCAGCGACGTCCTTGGCGTCTCCGTCTACAATCCGCGCACCCACGAGTTCGAGACGCGCCCGGGGCCCATCTTCACCAACGTGGTGCTGGCGGACGAGATCAACCGCGCGCCGCCCCGCACGCAGAGCGGTCTGCTGGAGGCCATGCAGGAAGGCCGCGTGACCATCGACGAGCGCAGCTACGACCTGGCGCGCCCATTCCTGGTGATGGCCACGCAGAACCCGCTGGAGCAGCACGGCACCTATCCGCTGCCGGAGAGCCAGCTCGACCGCTTCATGATGCGCCTGTCGATCGGCTATCCGGACGCGGACGAGGAGCGCAACGTGGTCCTGCAGTCCGCGGGCACCCACGACGCGGTTGACCGCATCCGCCCGGTGCTGAACGCCGAATCCGTGATCGCGCTGCAGGAGCGGGTGGATTCGGTGCACGCCGACGCGTCCATCGTGGACTACCTGATGTCCGTGGTGCAGGCCACGCGCGCCGAGCCTCGCTTCCGTGCGGGCGCCAGCACCCGCGGCGCAATCGGGCTGCTGCGGGCCGCGCGCGGATACGCGCTGGTGGACGGCCGCGAGTTCCTGGTGCCCGACGACGTTCGCCGCCTGGCGGTTCCCGTCCTGGCGCACCGCCTGCTCCCGGCCGGCGCCTCCGCCGCGACGGGTGAGGCGTACCAGGAAGCGGTCGGCGTGCTGGAAGAGGTGATCGCCCGCATCCCGATGCCGGTCTAA
- a CDS encoding transglutaminase TgpA family protein, whose amino-acid sequence MSAALLHRRLTAGMAFAALLAYAVGAGWTLDVVASALGLAAAMVRLPPPSWGPSIERVTRIVIVALCLWMLYVAFVVVGDFMPAVMAMLLVLLGGEALRPLEAKNDGRLYLLAFALMIAATAYYPGLAFGAAFVAFVVLSTLAMMVGSLRRQAERFDAPGVRVPRRTLAGAAALSAVTLLVSVAFFVIFPRLPRQWNVQGRAGTGDVMAGFGDGVSLGEHGGRLTPNPEVAFRVEFPDGGPAYPEATYWRGRSFDRFDGVRWSRTRGLPGQMYGSDYARRWGGPARRTRIFGGPAGADVLFGQHPILSVQPRSAIRVRQDPTGDLRFFGSDEPVYTVTSGRELPPERLLANSPQENSPLVSAYLQLPRLAPAVRALADSLTHGQPSRVGKVRAVEAYLRTFEYSLDLPETRRDATIEGFLFRRRAGHCEYFSSAMVVMLRSVGIPARNVTGFLGGEWNDFGAYLAVTGNDAHSWVEVWFPTLGWVPFDPTPPSRGTLVNLRTGTGWSWPARFWFDGLEHRWYKWVLDYNLERQLAVFRGLGDLFSRGNGDSSPWSRGRRPGAPGVPPLVALAMALLVVGAGVMWIRRGRSGPRSVETRSYLALRRAYERARLGGAAGPMDFADRLERERAPGAAAGMELVRLYVRARFGGEDIGEAGRARMDQALREARAALRAARRRPRPNDDPPPPGNSTNPPTDSADELRRKRERDPAGV is encoded by the coding sequence ATGAGCGCCGCCCTGCTGCACCGCCGGCTGACGGCCGGGATGGCGTTCGCGGCGCTGCTGGCGTATGCCGTGGGGGCCGGGTGGACGCTGGACGTGGTGGCCAGCGCGCTGGGGCTGGCGGCGGCGATGGTGCGCCTGCCGCCGCCCTCGTGGGGTCCGTCGATCGAGCGGGTCACGCGCATCGTCATCGTGGCGCTGTGCCTGTGGATGCTGTACGTGGCGTTCGTCGTGGTCGGCGACTTCATGCCGGCCGTGATGGCGATGCTTCTGGTCCTGCTCGGCGGCGAGGCGCTGCGCCCGCTGGAGGCGAAGAACGACGGGCGGCTGTACCTGCTGGCCTTCGCGCTGATGATTGCCGCGACGGCGTACTACCCGGGGCTGGCCTTCGGCGCGGCGTTCGTGGCCTTCGTCGTCCTGTCCACCCTGGCGATGATGGTCGGCTCGCTGCGGCGGCAGGCGGAACGCTTCGACGCGCCCGGCGTGCGGGTGCCCCGGCGCACGCTGGCCGGCGCGGCCGCACTGTCGGCGGTGACGCTGCTGGTGAGCGTGGCGTTCTTCGTCATCTTCCCGCGCCTTCCGCGGCAGTGGAACGTGCAGGGGCGCGCAGGAACGGGCGACGTGATGGCGGGCTTCGGCGACGGCGTGTCGCTGGGCGAGCACGGCGGGCGGCTGACGCCCAATCCGGAAGTGGCGTTCCGGGTGGAGTTTCCCGACGGCGGCCCGGCGTACCCCGAGGCGACATACTGGCGCGGCCGCTCGTTCGACCGCTTCGACGGGGTGCGCTGGTCCCGCACCCGCGGCCTCCCCGGGCAGATGTACGGGTCGGACTACGCCCGGCGCTGGGGCGGGCCCGCGCGCCGCACGCGCATCTTCGGCGGGCCGGCCGGCGCGGACGTCCTTTTCGGCCAGCACCCGATCCTCTCCGTGCAGCCTCGCTCCGCCATCCGCGTGCGCCAGGATCCCACGGGCGACCTGCGGTTCTTCGGGTCCGACGAGCCGGTGTACACCGTCACCTCGGGCCGCGAGCTGCCTCCCGAACGCCTGCTGGCCAACAGCCCGCAGGAGAATTCGCCGCTGGTTTCGGCGTACCTGCAGCTTCCGCGGCTGGCCCCCGCCGTCCGCGCCCTGGCCGACTCGCTGACGCACGGCCAGCCGTCGCGCGTGGGCAAGGTGCGTGCGGTAGAGGCGTACCTGCGAACGTTCGAGTACTCGCTGGACCTTCCCGAGACCCGCCGCGACGCCACCATCGAGGGATTCCTCTTCCGCCGCCGCGCGGGACACTGTGAGTACTTTTCGAGCGCGATGGTGGTGATGCTGCGCTCGGTGGGCATCCCCGCCCGCAACGTCACGGGGTTCCTGGGCGGCGAGTGGAACGACTTCGGGGCCTACCTGGCCGTGACGGGAAACGACGCTCACTCGTGGGTGGAGGTATGGTTTCCCACGTTGGGCTGGGTGCCGTTCGATCCCACGCCGCCGTCGCGCGGCACGCTGGTGAACCTGCGGACGGGGACGGGATGGTCGTGGCCGGCCCGCTTCTGGTTCGACGGGCTGGAGCACCGCTGGTACAAGTGGGTGCTGGACTACAACCTGGAGAGGCAGCTCGCGGTATTTCGCGGCCTCGGCGACCTGTTCAGCCGCGGCAACGGAGACAGCTCGCCCTGGTCGCGCGGCCGCCGGCCAGGTGCGCCCGGGGTTCCACCGCTGGTGGCACTCGCGATGGCGCTCCTCGTCGTCGGCGCGGGGGTGATGTGGATCCGGCGCGGACGAAGCGGCCCTCGATCGGTGGAAACGCGCAGCTACCTGGCGCTGCGGCGCGCCTACGAGCGCGCGCGGCTGGGCGGCGCCGCGGGTCCGATGGACTTCGCCGACCGGCTGGAGCGGGAGCGCGCCCCCGGCGCGGCGGCGGGGATGGAACTGGTGCGCCTGTACGTCCGCGCCCGCTTCGGCGGCGAGGACATCGGCGAGGCCGGCCGCGCGCGGATGGACCAGGCGCTGCGAGAAGCCCGTGCGGCCCTCCGCGCCGCTCGCCGCCGGCCGCGGCCGAACGACGATCCGCCACCGCCCGGGAACTCGACGAATCCGCCCACGGACAGCGCGGACGAGCTGCGGCGGAAGAGGGAGCGGGATCCGGCTGGGGTGTAG
- a CDS encoding alkaline phosphatase family protein, whose amino-acid sequence MKRRAWITLAVVALLGAAGVVWYYEIEGDAPREMVELVAEGGEKVLRDPMRPARGGSRVLVFALDGVGEGALRTAVSSGRMPRVAALLGRPTPDSSTWEHAWMQPGVLSVLPSTTFAAWASLFTGQPPAYTGVPGNEWFAREERRFYAPAPVTMTEHEHALKVFTDQYMGQVLRVPTVYERAGVRSYVSLQAFHRGADLLTMPEPRAYTRLVTEAAEGLVNGESPGQEVYEELDVTAVESLLKSVDSRGVADLQVIYFPGVDLYTHVARNPLTDQLRYLAEVVDARVGEVLEAYRRAGALDSTWVMFVADHGHTPVLADDRHSLGTDGDDEPPQVLRNAGFRVRALRLNPHPDEEDYQATVAYQGAFAYVYLADRSTCAEQGAPCDWKRPPRLREDVLPVVRAFDAANRTGAGVPGLRGTLDLVFARQPRAPGQDALPFQVWDGTRLVPIREYLAAHPRPELLDLERRLHGLAAGPYGHRAGDVLLLARTGMHLPVADRYYFSGHYQSWHGSPTAQDSEIPLLVARANTSGDRIRDRVRRAVGPNPTQLSITPLILNLLGSGGAR is encoded by the coding sequence ATGAAACGGCGCGCCTGGATCACCCTCGCCGTCGTGGCGCTGCTCGGCGCCGCGGGGGTCGTCTGGTATTATGAGATCGAGGGCGACGCCCCGCGCGAGATGGTGGAGCTGGTGGCGGAGGGCGGCGAAAAGGTGCTGCGCGATCCCATGCGCCCGGCCCGTGGCGGGTCGCGCGTGCTCGTCTTTGCGCTGGATGGGGTGGGCGAGGGCGCGCTGCGCACCGCCGTCAGCTCCGGGCGCATGCCGCGGGTCGCCGCGCTCCTCGGCCGGCCGACGCCCGACAGCAGCACCTGGGAGCACGCCTGGATGCAGCCCGGCGTGCTGAGCGTGCTCCCCTCCACCACCTTCGCGGCGTGGGCGTCTCTCTTCACGGGCCAGCCGCCGGCGTACACGGGCGTGCCGGGAAACGAGTGGTTCGCGCGCGAGGAGCGGCGCTTCTACGCGCCCGCGCCCGTGACCATGACGGAGCACGAGCACGCCCTGAAGGTGTTTACCGACCAGTACATGGGGCAGGTGCTGCGCGTGCCCACGGTGTACGAGCGGGCCGGCGTGCGGTCGTACGTGTCGCTGCAGGCGTTTCACCGCGGCGCCGACCTGCTGACCATGCCGGAGCCGCGGGCCTACACGCGGCTCGTCACCGAGGCCGCCGAGGGGCTGGTGAACGGCGAGTCGCCCGGCCAGGAGGTGTACGAAGAACTGGACGTCACCGCCGTGGAAAGCCTGCTGAAGAGCGTCGACAGCCGGGGCGTGGCGGACCTGCAGGTGATCTACTTTCCCGGGGTAGACCTGTACACCCACGTGGCGCGCAATCCTCTGACCGACCAGCTTCGGTACCTGGCCGAGGTGGTGGACGCGCGGGTGGGGGAGGTGCTGGAAGCGTACCGCCGGGCGGGGGCGCTCGATTCCACCTGGGTGATGTTCGTCGCCGACCACGGCCACACGCCCGTGCTGGCGGACGACCGCCACTCGTTAGGGACCGACGGCGACGACGAGCCGCCGCAGGTGCTGCGGAACGCGGGCTTTCGCGTGCGCGCGCTGCGCCTGAACCCGCACCCGGACGAGGAAGACTACCAGGCCACGGTGGCGTACCAGGGCGCGTTTGCCTACGTGTACCTGGCCGACCGCTCCACCTGCGCCGAGCAGGGCGCTCCGTGCGACTGGAAGCGGCCGCCGCGGCTGCGGGAAGACGTGCTCCCCGTCGTCCGCGCGTTCGACGCCGCGAACCGGACCGGCGCGGGCGTCCCAGGCCTTCGCGGCACACTGGACCTGGTGTTCGCGCGGCAGCCACGCGCGCCGGGGCAGGACGCGCTCCCCTTCCAGGTGTGGGACGGCACCCGGCTGGTGCCCATCCGCGAGTACCTGGCCGCGCATCCACGGCCGGAGCTGCTGGACCTGGAGCGGCGGCTGCACGGGCTGGCCGCCGGCCCCTATGGCCACCGCGCGGGAGACGTGCTGCTGCTGGCGCGCACCGGAATGCATCTTCCCGTCGCGGATCGATACTACTTTTCGGGGCACTACCAGTCGTGGCACGGCAGCCCCACCGCGCAGGATAGCGAGATTCCTCTCCTCGTCGCCCGCGCCAACACCTCCGGCGACAGAATCCGCGACCGCGTTCGGCGAGCCGTGGGGCCGAACCCCACGCAACTGAGCATCACCCCGCTGATCCTGAACCTGCTGGGCTCCGGCGGCGCCCGCTGA
- a CDS encoding DUF58 domain-containing protein, whose product MKIPTPTSLAHVRTRVRRWLKPPRRLHFSRGGWFFTGGSVMLGFAAVGTGNNLLFLLLGGMLGFITLSGFLSEQMVRNLEVRRRVARATAGSPARITYEIRNGNRRLSAYSIEAGEDGHEARGWVAAIAPGAHGVARAEHTWERRGVYPLETIVLSTTFPFGLFVKERDRDVPGEAVVWPRADRPVREPRPSGERVRQAGEAYAGSAGARGEYRGLRPYRPGDDPRDVHWRTTARVGHPVIREYERDRSRALWLCLDLRAPDGDLAEDAVEIAAAVASAALKRGEAFGLATQDARVRPAGGAAQMERVLDLLARARFRPDAPRLEAPVPAAECVLVTAGTPLPGWGDVFAAAEGGR is encoded by the coding sequence GTGAAAATTCCAACTCCCACGTCGCTCGCCCACGTTCGCACCCGCGTCCGTCGCTGGCTGAAGCCGCCGCGGCGGCTTCACTTTTCGCGCGGCGGATGGTTCTTCACCGGCGGCTCGGTGATGCTGGGCTTCGCCGCCGTGGGCACCGGCAACAACCTGCTCTTCCTGCTGCTGGGCGGCATGCTGGGCTTCATCACCCTCAGCGGCTTTCTTTCCGAGCAGATGGTAAGGAACCTGGAGGTGCGCCGCCGCGTGGCCCGCGCCACCGCGGGTTCGCCCGCGCGCATCACCTACGAAATCCGCAACGGCAACCGCCGGCTTTCCGCCTATTCCATCGAAGCCGGCGAGGACGGGCACGAGGCCCGCGGCTGGGTGGCGGCCATCGCGCCCGGCGCCCACGGCGTCGCCCGCGCCGAGCACACCTGGGAGCGCCGCGGCGTGTATCCGCTGGAAACCATCGTGCTTTCCACCACCTTTCCCTTCGGCCTGTTCGTCAAGGAGCGCGACCGCGATGTGCCCGGCGAGGCGGTGGTCTGGCCCCGCGCCGACCGGCCCGTGCGCGAGCCCCGGCCCTCGGGCGAGCGCGTGCGCCAGGCGGGCGAGGCGTACGCAGGCTCGGCCGGCGCGCGCGGCGAGTACCGCGGCCTGCGCCCGTACCGCCCGGGCGACGACCCGCGCGACGTGCACTGGCGCACCACGGCGCGCGTGGGGCATCCCGTGATCCGCGAGTACGAGCGCGACCGGTCACGCGCGCTCTGGCTGTGCCTGGACCTGCGCGCGCCCGACGGCGACCTGGCCGAGGACGCGGTGGAGATCGCCGCCGCGGTGGCATCCGCCGCCCTGAAGCGCGGCGAGGCGTTCGGCCTGGCGACGCAGGATGCGCGCGTGCGGCCGGCCGGCGGGGCCGCGCAGATGGAGCGCGTTCTCGACCTGCTGGCCCGTGCGCGCTTTCGCCCCGACGCGCCGCGGCTGGAGGCGCCCGTACCCGCGGCGGAGTGCGTGCTGGTGACGGCCGGCACGCCACTCCCCGGCTGGGGCGACGTCTTTGCCGCGGCGGAGGGCGGGCGATGA
- a CDS encoding PilT/PilU family type 4a pilus ATPase gives MEKIIAAAVERGASDIHVKGGDFVRARINGRLVPLTRQKLTPDHSRAFALKVLPTERARSQIDEMMDFDCSWGLSGTGRFRVNIMRQRGSFNVILRVIPFEVPTLESLGLPRVVEQMALAERGLVLVTGVTGSGKTSTMAAMIQHMNLHSERHIVTLEDPIEFLHRDNHSSISQREVGTDTDSFHKGLRAALRQDPDVILIGEMRDSETIEIALKAAETGHLVISTLHTKDATNTISRLIAAFPTDEQNTVRLRLSDALHGVISQRLLPRAEGQGRAVAAEVMLRTGTIEDCIRDPDRTTEIRDHIAAGRESYGMQTFDQHLADLVRAGTVSFEVARAAASNPGDFDLHARLAAPSSADADLSGIMMGSSY, from the coding sequence GTGGAAAAGATCATTGCGGCGGCGGTGGAGCGCGGGGCCAGCGACATCCACGTGAAGGGCGGCGACTTCGTTCGCGCGCGCATCAACGGGCGCCTGGTGCCGCTCACCAGGCAGAAGCTGACGCCCGACCATTCGCGCGCTTTTGCCCTGAAGGTGCTGCCGACCGAGCGCGCGCGGTCGCAGATCGACGAGATGATGGACTTCGACTGCTCGTGGGGGCTGTCGGGGACGGGGCGGTTCCGCGTGAACATCATGCGGCAGCGCGGAAGCTTCAACGTGATCCTGCGCGTGATCCCCTTCGAGGTGCCCACGCTGGAAAGCCTGGGGCTGCCGAGAGTCGTGGAGCAGATGGCGCTGGCCGAGCGCGGGCTGGTGCTGGTGACGGGCGTGACGGGGAGCGGCAAGACGTCGACGATGGCCGCGATGATCCAGCACATGAACCTGCATTCCGAGCGCCACATCGTCACGCTGGAAGACCCCATCGAGTTCCTTCACCGCGACAACCACAGCTCCATCTCGCAGCGCGAGGTGGGCACCGACACCGACTCGTTCCACAAGGGGCTGCGGGCGGCGCTGCGTCAGGACCCGGACGTGATCCTGATCGGCGAGATGCGCGACAGCGAAACCATCGAAATCGCGCTGAAGGCCGCCGAAACGGGGCACCTGGTGATCAGCACGCTGCACACCAAGGACGCCACCAACACCATCTCCCGCCTGATCGCCGCCTTTCCAACCGACGAGCAGAACACGGTGCGGCTGCGGCTTTCCGACGCGCTTCACGGGGTGATCTCGCAGCGCCTGCTCCCCCGGGCAGAGGGCCAGGGCCGCGCGGTGGCGGCGGAGGTGATGCTGCGCACGGGGACCATTGAAGATTGCATCCGCGACCCCGACCGCACCACGGAAATCCGCGACCACATCGCCGCCGGGCGCGAGAGCTACGGGATGCAAACGTTCGACCAGCACCTGGCGGACCTTGTGCGCGCCGGCACCGTCAGCTTCGAGGTGGCGCGCGCGGCGGCCAGCAACCCGGGCGACTTCGACCTGCACGCACGCCTGGCCGCCCCCTCCTCCGCCGACGCGGACCTGAGCGGGATCATGATGGGCTCCAGCTACTGA